One region of Drosophila teissieri strain GT53w chromosome 2L, Prin_Dtei_1.1, whole genome shotgun sequence genomic DNA includes:
- the LOC122624414 gene encoding uncharacterized protein LOC122624414 → MQHSPRKSARLIGGEATPITTVSQQPASSGAGTRTRVNITAASIPCPATTVTTVASQPRSTAVTAASSVPEVNQPLALELMERIAALERELEKAKPLESVSTANCAPIAVGPSAVGANSGASGRPPFWSGQPIPTSNGEALHNGVGSVPYNGDGASGAACTLPPSSSGPPLLTTSNYFVEPLCATGTAQPAHGLVLPGVSIHNAATALPLVGSYAATTPSGIQGMQHMLQESVAHSSDKETQEASFVETAASGQKAQGAPSIRGRSQRHEASETPFWTRRGAAILELGKMQHSPRKSARLIGGEATPITTVSQQPASSGAGTRTRVNITAASIPCPATTVTTVASQPRSTAVTAASSVPEVNQPLALELMERIAALERELEKARPLESVSTANCAPIAVGPSAVGANSGASGRPPFWSGQPIPTSNGEALHNGVGSVPYNGDGASGAACTLPPSSSGPPLLTTSNYFVEPLCATGTAQPTHGLVLPGVSIHNAATALPLVGS, encoded by the exons ATGCAGCATTCCCCCAGAAAGAGTGCCCGGCTGATCGGAGGGGAAGCCACCCCTATAACAACAGTGagtcagcagccagccagtagTGGAGCAGGAACTCGGACGCGGGTGAACATCACGGCGGCGTCGATTCCTTGCCCGGCCACTACGGTGACTACAGTAGCTTCCCAACCTAGAAGTACTGCTGTCACAGCTGCGAGTTCAGTACCGGAGGTGAACCAGCCCCTCGCGTTGGAACTCATGGAGAGGATCGCAGCGTTGGAGAGAGAGCTGGAGAAGGCTAAACCCCTGGAAAGTGTGAGCACCGCCAATTGCGCGCCAATCGCAGTTGGCCCAAGCGCAGTTGGCGCCAACAGTGGAGCGTCGGGGCGGCCGCCATTTTGGAGCGGCCAGCCAATACCCACATCTAACGGAGAGGCCTTACATAACGGGGTCGGGTCGGTGCCATACAACGGTGACGGTGCGAGCGGTGCGGCCTGCACGCTGCCGCCATCTTCAAGTGGACCGCCATTGCTAACGACTAGCAACTATTTTGTGGAGCCACTGTGTGCAACAGGCACTGCGCAGCCAGCGCATGGACTCGTGCTACCGGGCGTGAGCATCCACAATGCGGCAACAGCATTGCCACTTGTCGGATCCTACGCCGCGACGACGCCGAGTGGAATCCAGGGAATGCAGCACATGCTGCAAGAATCTGTCGCCCATT ccagcgacaagGAGACGCAAGAAGCGTCATTTGTGGAGACCGCAGCCAGCGGTCAGAAGGCGCAAGGAGCGCCAAGCATCCGTGGCCGCAGCCAGCGGCACGAGGCGTCAGAGACGCCATTTTGGACGCGCAGAGGCGCCGCCATTTTGGAGCTGGGGAAGATGCAGCATTCCCCCAGAAAGAGTGCCCGGCTGATCGGAGGGGAAGCCACCCCTATAACAACAGTGAGTCAGCAGCCAGCTAGTAGTGGAGCAGGAACTCGGACGCGGGTGAACATCACGGCGGCGTCGATTCCTTGCCCGGCCACTACGGTGACTACAGTAGCTTCCCAACCTAGAAGTACAGCTGTCACAGCTGCGAGTTCAGTACCGGAGGTGAACCAGCCCCTCGCGTTGGAACTCATGGAGAGGATCGCAGCGTTGGAGAGAGAGCTGGAGAAGGCTAGACCCCTGGAAAGTGTGAGCACCGCCAATTGCGCGCCAATCGCAGTTGGCCCAAGCGCAGTTGGCGCCAACAGTGGAGCGTCGGGGCGGCCGCCATTTTGGAGCGGCCAGCCAATACCCACATCTAACGGAGAGGCCTTACATAACGGGGTCGGGTCGGTGCCATACAACGGTGACGGTGCGAGCGGTGCGGCCTGCACGCTGCCGCCATCTTCAAGTGGACCCCCATTGCTAACGACTAGCAACTATTTTGTGGAGCCACTGTGTGCAACAGGCACTGCGCAGCCAACGCATGGACTCGTGCTACCGGGCGTGAGCATCCACAATGCGGCAACAGCATTGCCACTTGTCGGATCCTAA